In Diachasmimorpha longicaudata isolate KC_UGA_2023 chromosome 4, iyDiaLong2, whole genome shotgun sequence, a single genomic region encodes these proteins:
- the LOC135161630 gene encoding uncharacterized protein LOC135161630 isoform X2 codes for MVGALKGHTGPVLDMNFASNNKFLASCGEDSSMLPKDLDAGRCFSTDPAALVLSDDLDTTLSRDIDGMAPKERERAILSRRQRKNRTRAMREQRRDREDDQEDYNNESSSTRRRHHHHQRLYLDGSPSGSGDSSASNSPKMLRKQAQIDHHHGTTRKYVFMNKPVFMPSMSSLPTDLSWSENPWHCEPVYRNIQSKHLDDGAVMHFLKKYLLSIVDLTELGYPVECDEYPGCAMVLYRPPENHYSEHDQQQQKDQQQQYHLDVNAQEFIPSTHLNSYNNELEIDSGIGSASSVENSDMEPESLSDSDKNSDIVDSSSSSSMSSLTSFNYDTDKVMWGSRYDACVPMEVTQSPVLRSCARCSQGFYMDPVTNDYIDDEPCVHHWGKLRKIAGKRWTCCNQSEDAPGCSIASVHVWRGIISGVNGPLIDYVCTQPSPVIHPDNNYGAYAVDCEMCYTRRGLEVIKVTVVGIDGEIVYDTLVKPDVDVLDVNTRFSGVTADDLLKTTKTLRDVQKDLLSFIYAETILIGHGLENDLRVLKMMHTTVIDTCAVYPHYLGFPYRNSLKALAKQVLKREIQVSTHDSAEDAKSAVDLLLRKIEMDLEPHSVRLP; via the coding sequence ATAGCAGTATGCTGCCAAAAGACCTGGATGCTGGACGCTGCTTCTCCACTGACCCTGCGGCCTTGGTACTATCAGACGATTTGGATACAACTCTATCAAGGGATATAGACGGCATGGCCCCAAAGGAACGTGAACGTGCCATTCTCAGCCGTCGTCAACGTAAGAATCGGACCCGAGCAATGCGAGAGCAACGTCGTGATCGGGAGGACGATCAGGAGGATTATAATAACGAATCATCCTCAACACGTCgtcgtcatcatcatcatcaacggTTATACTTGGACGGATCTCCATCTGGATCAGGGGACTCAAGTGCATCCAATAGTCCCAAAATGCTACGCAAACAAGCTCAGATAGATCATCACCACGGGACTACTCGTAAATATGTTTTTATGAACAAACCAGTGTTCATGCCTTCAATGTCTAGCTTGCCTACTGATCTATCATGGTCTGAAAATCCATGGCACTGTGAACCGGTCTATCGGAACATTCAGAGTAAACATTTGGATGACGGTGCTGTGATGCActttcttaaaaaatatcttctgaGCATTGTGGACCTCACCGAACTTGGTTATCCGGTGGAATGTGATGAGTATCCTGGGTGTGCCATGGTTCTCTATCGGCCCCCCGAAAATCATTATTCTGAGCACGACCAACAACAGCAGAAGGACCAACAACAGCAGTACCACTTGGATGTCAATGCTCAGGAATTTATTCCTAGCACACATTTGAATTCTTACAATAATGAGTTGGAAATAGACAGTGGTATTGGAAGTGCTTCATCAGTCGAGAACTCAGATATGGAGCCTGAGAGTCTCTCGGACAGTGACAAAAATTCTGATATCGTTGATTCGTCCTCATCATCATCCATGTCATCATTGACTTCCTTCAACTATGATACCGACAAAGTCATGTGGGGTTCACGATATGACGCCTGCGTTCCAATGGAAGTCACACAGTCACCTGTTTTACGATCGTGTGCAAGATGCTCCCAAGGTTTTTACATGGACCCAGTAACCAATGATTACATCGACGACGAGCCATGTGTCCACCACTGGGGCAAGCTCCGAAAAATTGCCGGAAAGAGATGGACCTGTTGCAATCAGAGTGAGGATGCACCTGGATGTTCAATAGCTTCAGTACACGTTTGGCGTGGTATTATTAGTGGCGTCAATGGACCCCTCATCGACTATGTTTGTACACAGCCATCCCCTGTTATACATCCTGATAATAATTACGGTGCTTATGCAGTCGACTGTGAAATGTGTTATACAAGACGTGGTCTCGAAGTAATTAAGGTTACGGTCGTGGGAATAGATGGCGAGATAGTTTATGATACATTAGTGAAGCCTGATGTTGATGTTCTTGATGTTAATACAAGATTCAGTGGTGTAACTGCTGATGATTTGTTGAAAACCACAAAAACACTTCGCGATGTACAAAAAGATCTATTAAGTTTTATTTACGCCGAAACAATACTCATTGGACATGGTTTGGAGAATGATCTTCGAGTACTCAAAATGATGCACACAACCGTCATTGATACATGTGCAGTATATCCACATTATCTTGGATTCCCTTACCGGAATAGTCTCAAGGCACTTGCCAAACAGGTTCTCAAACGTGAAATTCAAGTGTCAACACATGATTCCGCGGAGGATGCCAAGAGTGCTGTTGATCTTTTGCTTAGGAAGATTGAAATGGATTTAGAACCGCATTCAGTTCGGCTCCCTTAA
- the LOC135161632 gene encoding mRNA-capping enzyme — protein sequence MSRNSSDKGPVPPRWLHCPRKSNRVIADKFLAFKTPLSSDYDSQVPEKHRFPVGFVFESLKSQRKKMGLWIDLTNTTRFYDKKDIEAYGCCYLKLACRGHGETPSQEQAETFTRICKSFIAQHPLDIIGVHCTHGFNRTGFLIISYLVETEYSDVEGALSHFAIARSPGIYKGDYIRELFKRYADVDDAPPPPARPVWCLEYDDSNIEDSDEASESGSSGQANGKRRREFNPKNPVFMAGVPGVEVVKDSRKFAAIQARVQQMCGWETGGFPGSQPVSMDKNNLRLLQEKPYRVSWKADGTRYMLLIQGDGELFFIDRNNSVFEIKGLSFPHPRDISRLLRDTLLDGEMVIDKDNGIEYPRYLAYDVIMYDGRDVSKHSFYPDRYTIIEKDIMGGRHRAMKEGRLQREREPISIRLKQFWDVTTARSLLGEKFAKMLSHEPDGLIFQPAKEPYNPGPALDVLKWKPLSMNSVDFKLKIITESGTGIVPRKIGQLFVGGLDRPFAFITKIKGCKELNDKIIECKFEEGKWIFMRERTDKSFPNSFNTAQGVCTSIKDPVTKDILLEFIDKQRFIDDADLMPPPAKRRR from the exons ATGAGTAGAAATTCATCAGACAAGGGCCCAGTGCCTCCACGCTGGCTACACTGTCCTCGCAAGTCGAATCGTGTGATAGCCGATAAATTTTTAGCTTTCAAAACCCCATTATCCTCTGACTACGATTCACAAGTACCCGAAAAGCATCGCTTTCCCGTTGGTTTTGTCTTTGAGTCTTTAAAAAGCCAGAGAAAGAAGATGGGATTGTGGATAGATCTGACAAATACAACTCGCTTCTACGACAAGAAAGACATCGAGGCTTATGGCTGTTGTTATCTGAAACTTGCCTGCAGGGGTCACGGTGAAACACCGTCCCAGGAGCAGGCAGAAACATTCACTAGAATCTGTAAATCGTTCATAGCACAACATCCCCTAGACATTATCGGTGTTCACTGCACCCATGGCTTCAACAGAACAGGCTTCCTCATCATCAGTTACCTAGTGGAGACTGAGTACAGTGATGTCGAGGGAGCACTCAGTCACTTCGCCATTGCCAGATCTCCTGGAATTTACAAGGGTGATTACATTCGTGAGCTGTTCAAACGTTACGCGGATGTTGATGATGCCCCACCACCACCTGCACGACCCGTGTGGTGTCTTGAGTACGACGATTCCAATATTGAGGACAGCGATGAGGCGTCCGAGTCAGGAAGTAGTGGACAAGCTAATGGGAAACGCAGGCGAGAGTTCAATCCGAAAAATCCAGTGTTTATGGCTGGTGTACCAGGTGTTGAAGTTGTCAAAGATTCTCGTAAATTCGCTGCAATTCAGGCAAGAGTGCAGCAGATGTGCGGCTGGGAAACCGGGGGCTTTCCTGGATCCCAACCTGTGTCTATGGATAAAAATAACCTCAGGCTTCTTCAGGAAAAACCCTACAGAGTCTCCTGGAAAGCCGATGGGACCAG GTATATGCTGTTAATTCAAGGAGACGGAGAATTGTTCTTCATTGATAGAAACAACAGCGTTTTCGAGATCAAAGGACTGTCGTTTCCACATCCGAGGGATATCAGCAGGTTGCTGAGAGACACGCTATTGGACGGG gaaATGGTTATTGATAAGGATAATGGTATAGAATATCCTCGGTATCTAGCCTATGACGTAATAATGTACGATGGCAGAGACGTATCAAAACATTCCTTTTACCCCGATCGTTACACAATTATTGAGAAGGACATCATGGGCGGCAGGCACAGGGCCATGAAGGAAGGAAGATTACAACGAGAACGAGAGCCAATATCAATAAGATTGAAACAATTTTGGGATGTAACAACAGCCAGGAGTCTACTCGGTGAAAAATTCGCCAAAATGTTGAGTCACGAGCCAGATGGACTTATATTTCAACCAGCGAAGGAACCTTACAATCCAGGGCCTGCCCTTGATGTTTTGAAATGGAAACCATTGTCCATGAATTCCGTGGATTTCAAACTCAAAATTATCACTGAGTCAGGAACTGGAATTGTGCCCAGAAAAATTGGACAGCTATTCGTGGGAGGTCTCGATAGACCCTTTGCTTTCATCACGAAAATCAAGGGATGCAAAGAATTAAATGACAAAATTATCGAGTGTAAATTCGAGgagggaaaatggatattcatgAGAGAAAGAACGGACAAATCTTTTCCTAACTCTTTCAACACTGCTCAAGGCGTTTGCACCAGCATTAAGGATCCAGTAACCAAGGACATTCTTCTGGAATTCATTGACAAGCAGAGATTCATCGATGATGCCGACCTCATGCCTCCACCGGCGAAAAGGAGGAGGTGA